From Rubripirellula reticaptiva, the proteins below share one genomic window:
- a CDS encoding DUF1552 domain-containing protein, which produces MMIPRKALSRRTVLQGAGAAFALPLLDAMIPSMKATAATAAAPERLRRLGYIYIPMGFNPAEWIPNGDSLETLSPTLMPLDPVKDQVTVLTGMDLQNAYPGSHATSNAAFLSAARAKRTESTDYRLGTTVDQIAAKHIGGQTQLPSLELSMDLLSTVGQCDNGYACVYQNNLSWSSPTTPLPSEAHPRIVFETLFGDGGTPEQRQAALRRRASLLDSVTEEIKRLKRVVGPADRNRIDGYLESVREVERRIASAEATAKDNPLPDLDRPVGVPAQYADHARLMFDLQLLAFQGDITRVVSFQLAREASTRTYPEIGVPDPHHPITHHGNDPEKLAKIAKVNRFHVSLFAEFLQKLKATPEAGGTLLDHTLYLYGSGMGDSDAHDHTNLPILVAGGAAGNMRGGRHIRYDQPTPLANLHLTILNKAGVPLDSFADSDGTVEDLFDPVSL; this is translated from the coding sequence ATGATGATTCCTCGAAAAGCACTGTCGCGTCGCACGGTCCTGCAAGGTGCCGGCGCTGCGTTTGCTTTGCCGCTGCTCGACGCGATGATCCCGTCGATGAAAGCAACCGCGGCGACCGCGGCGGCTCCTGAACGACTCCGCCGACTTGGATACATCTATATCCCGATGGGATTCAATCCGGCCGAGTGGATTCCCAACGGGGACTCGCTGGAAACATTGTCACCGACGTTGATGCCGCTTGATCCTGTCAAAGACCAAGTCACGGTGTTGACGGGTATGGATCTGCAGAACGCCTATCCCGGATCACACGCGACGTCGAACGCGGCATTCCTGAGTGCGGCACGAGCGAAACGGACCGAGAGCACAGATTACCGGCTAGGTACAACCGTCGATCAAATCGCTGCCAAACACATTGGTGGTCAGACACAGTTGCCGTCGCTGGAATTGTCGATGGATTTGTTGTCGACGGTCGGTCAGTGCGACAACGGATACGCATGCGTTTACCAAAACAACTTGTCATGGTCTTCGCCGACGACGCCACTGCCCAGCGAAGCCCATCCGCGAATCGTGTTCGAGACTCTTTTTGGCGACGGCGGGACACCCGAGCAACGACAAGCAGCACTGCGCCGCCGCGCAAGTTTGCTGGATTCGGTGACCGAAGAAATCAAGCGACTCAAGCGCGTGGTTGGCCCGGCCGACCGCAACCGCATCGACGGATATCTAGAAAGCGTACGCGAAGTCGAACGTCGAATCGCCAGTGCCGAAGCGACGGCCAAGGACAATCCGCTGCCTGATTTGGATCGGCCGGTCGGTGTGCCGGCTCAGTATGCGGATCACGCACGACTGATGTTCGACCTGCAACTGCTTGCGTTCCAAGGCGACATCACGCGAGTCGTTTCGTTCCAACTCGCTCGCGAGGCCAGCACTCGGACGTACCCCGAAATCGGCGTGCCGGATCCTCACCACCCGATCACGCACCACGGAAACGATCCCGAAAAGCTTGCCAAGATCGCGAAAGTGAACCGGTTTCATGTATCGTTATTCGCCGAGTTTCTACAGAAACTGAAGGCGACGCCCGAGGCCGGCGGCACGTTGCTCGATCACACGCTTTATCTGTACGGCAGCGGCATGGGCGATTCGGACGCACATGACCATACAAACTTGCCGATTTTGGTCGCTGGTGGCGCCGCGGGCAACATGCGTGGCGGTCGTCATATTCGTTACGACCAACCCACTCCATTGGCGAACCTGCACCTGACCATTCTGAACAAGGCCGGCGTCCCGCTGGATTCGTTCGCCGATAGCGACGGGACTGTCGAAGATCTGTTCGACCCCGTCAGTTTGTAA
- a CDS encoding DUF58 domain-containing protein, with the protein MRILDLVTPKALSRVARLQLLARQVVEGFCSGRHRSPHKGFSVEFKEHRPYVRGDELRNIDWKVFAKSDRLYIREFEEETNLRCTLLVDRSGSMRYGGDRGGKGITAGSESLTKYDYAQQLAASLAYLLLAQQDAVGCITFDDQPRDIIPTRSRPSHLRAVMTALASDATKRETDLGGVFQKIASKLGRRGLAIIISDGMGDVASISRALTQFRSKNHEVLFFQILDPDEMDFPFTGRVQFRDLENETNEHVVDSRSVRDIYLQRLAEHQSELQSACRRNRVDYFPVTTDQPFDDALHEYFALRRRLR; encoded by the coding sequence ATGCGTATCCTGGACCTCGTCACGCCGAAGGCACTGTCGCGCGTCGCGAGGCTGCAATTGCTGGCGCGACAAGTGGTCGAAGGTTTCTGTTCCGGTCGCCACCGGTCGCCTCATAAGGGTTTCAGCGTCGAGTTCAAAGAACATCGACCGTATGTCCGCGGCGACGAACTGCGCAACATCGACTGGAAAGTGTTCGCCAAGAGCGACCGACTTTACATTCGTGAATTCGAAGAAGAAACAAACCTGCGCTGCACCCTGCTGGTCGATCGCAGCGGTTCGATGCGATACGGAGGCGATCGCGGCGGCAAAGGAATCACTGCGGGATCTGAGTCGCTGACGAAATACGACTACGCCCAACAGCTTGCTGCGTCGCTCGCTTATTTGCTATTAGCACAACAAGACGCCGTCGGGTGCATCACGTTTGACGATCAACCTCGCGATATCATCCCGACTCGCAGCCGCCCGTCGCATTTGCGTGCAGTCATGACGGCGCTTGCATCGGATGCAACGAAACGCGAAACCGACTTGGGCGGCGTGTTTCAAAAGATTGCGTCCAAGTTGGGCCGACGAGGACTGGCGATCATCATTTCCGACGGAATGGGTGACGTTGCCTCGATCAGCCGCGCGTTGACGCAGTTCCGTTCCAAGAATCACGAGGTCCTATTCTTCCAGATTCTTGACCCAGACGAAATGGACTTTCCATTCACCGGCCGGGTTCAGTTTCGCGATCTTGAAAACGAAACGAACGAGCACGTGGTCGATTCACGTTCAGTTCGCGACATCTATTTGCAACGTTTGGCCGAACACCAATCAGAACTGCAAAGTGCTTGCCGTCGAAACCGCGTCGACTATTTCCCAGTCACCACCGATCAACCGTTCGACGATGCGTTGCACGAATACTTTGCACTTCGCCGGAGGCTGCGGTGA